CGTTCCAGCATCTGCGCCTCAAGGAGCACACCCACACCTTTATCAATCGCGGCGGCGATGTGGGCGCCCTCGATTTTCGCTTCATCACGGGCGCGCCCTTCAACGGTCTCAAGGCTTTCTTCACCACGTCTCAGCTTTCCCTGGCAGACAAGGCGCAAAACGCGATCGCCCTCGGCATTAGCCCCCTGGTGCGCGGCCTCGTCGACTTTGACGGCGCCATGAAAACGATCCGCGCCCTCGACCACATCAGCTTTGCGGACTGGTTCCGCCAGCATGGCGGCTCCGATGGCAGCCTCAAGCGGATGTGGAACCCGATCGCCTACGCCTTGGGCTTCATCGACACCGAAAATATTTCTGCCCGCTGCATGCTGACGATCTTTCAGTTCTTTGCGGCCAAAACCGAGGCGTCGATCCTGCGGATGCTGGAGGGCTCACCCGAGGAGTACCTGCACCGGCCCATCGTGAACTACCTGGAGGAGCGCGGCGGCAAGATCCACCTGCGACGCGGGGTGCGTCAGATCCTGTTTGAGGGCGAAGGGGACCAAACCCAGGTGACCGGCCTGGTGGTGGCCAACGGCGACTCGACGGAGACGATCACGGCGGACGCCTATGTGTGCGCCTGCGACGTGCCGGGAATTCAGCGTCTGGTGCCCGATGCTTGGCGGCGCTGGTCTGAGTTTGACAATATTTTCAAGCTGGATACGGTGCCGGTGGCCACGGTGCAGCTGCGCTTCGATGGCTGGGTGACGGAGATGCACGACGCCGCTCGTCGCCGCCAGCTGCAAGAGGCGGCAGGAATCGACAACTTGCTGTACACCCCGGATGCAGACTTCTCTTGCTTTGCAGATCTGGCGCTGACGAGCCCGGGCGACTACTATCGCGAGGGCCAAGGCTCGCTGATGCAGCTAGTGCTGACGCCGGGCGATCCGTTTATCAAGCAGAGCAATGAGGCGATCGCCCAGCACGTGCTCAAGCAGGTCCATGATCTGTTCCCGTCTTCGCGCGAGCTCAACATGACCTGGTACAGCGTCGTGAAGCTGGCTCAGTCCCTCTACCGCGAAGGCCCCGGGATGGACCCCTACCGTCCCGACCAAAAAACGCCCATTGGCAATTTCTTCTTGGCGGGCAGCTACACCATGCAGGATTACATCGATAGCATGGAGGGGGCGACGATTTCTGGCCGCCAGGCGGCGAAGGCGATTCTGGGACACGCAGCCCAGCGCTCTTCGGTCAGCCAGCCGTCGGTTGTTGGCTAGTGTTTGCCCACGTTGCGATCGCCCTATTGTTTCAGCAAAAATTGCCATGCCCGATTGGCTAGAACACAGCGTTCAAGTAGAAGTCGACACCCCCATTGATCTGGTGTGGGACCTCTGGTCTGACCTCGAGCAGATGCCCCGCTGGATGAAATGGATCGAGTCGGTCAAAGTGCTAGAAGACAACCCCGAGCTTTCGCGCTGGAAGCTCGCCTCTGGTGGGTTTGAGTTTAGCTGGCTCTCTCGCATCCTGAAAGTCACCCCCCACCAGATTATTCAGTGGGAGTCGGTGGACGGACTGCCCAATCGCGGGGCCATCCGCTTCTACGATCGCCACAACAGCAGCATCGTCAAACTGACGGTGGCCTACGCGATTCCCGGCGTTTTGGGCAAGCTGATGGACAACCTGTTCCTGGGCCGGATCGTCGAATCGACGATCCAGGCTGACCTAGAGCGCTTTCGCCACTACGCGATGGAGGCTCAAGCTCAGAGCAACGCTCAAGACGTCGAGTAGTCTGTCTGGTTACTCGCTAGTCTTGACACAGCAATGGCTCGGGCGAAATGCCCGAGCCATTGCTTTTTATTCAGGATGCTTGGCTCAGGATGTTTCGGTGAACGTCACTAGTTCCGAGCGCCGGCGCTCTGGCGCCGAGCCTGAGTGCTATCACAGCAGGAAATAATCCGCTGATTCGCAAGCCGGCTGAGTCCTTGGGATCGCAGAAGGTCTGACCACTGCTCGGCGATCGCCTCATCGCGAGGATTATCCGCGCGCATCTTGGCCAAAGCCGCCACGAGATCGAACCAGTAGCCATTTTCGGCGTAGAGCTTTAGGCGATCGCTCTCTGACGCCGCCGCCAGCTGATCTGCTAGATCACCCTCAGGCGGCATGTAGCGCACCCAGCCAGACACCCGAATATCGCGTTCGCGATCCTCCGAATCACAGATCACCGACACCGTCCAAGTGTAGTACTGCCCCTTTTCAAGAGCGGGCATCGTTGTCCCACTGGGGAGCTTTAAGCTAGCAATTCCCGGCGTTCCAGAGGTTCCGAAAGTCGCCCGATAAATGACATCCTTGCGCTGACGCTGCGCACCGACCGAATAAAGGGTAAACTCCGCCGTTTTGGTTTTGGTCGTGGGCATGTACCAGAAAAATCGCGGAAACGCTTCGCTGGTATAGCCAACATTATTGCTAGGGGACAGCGCCACTAGCTGAGGCAGTCGACCTTGCAAACATGCGGGACCTCGGGTACCACCACCGACCCGCCGCCCAGGAAGACCCACATCATCCGGAGCCTTAAAGCCAATTTCCGAGGCTAGGGATAGACTCGGAGCCATACAAATCGAAAGACTAAGAAGAGAGACCAAACCGGCTCTCGCAATAGAAAAGTAGCGTTGTCTCCTGCGCATAAGGTGAGGATTCCTAAGTCCAACTGATGGAACCAGCAAAACCGCAAGCACCATAGCAAAGAAGTCTCTGCTTCAGCACCCTTCATTCAGATTGCAGATGGCTGATGGAGGCCTAGTTTGCGAGCGATCAAAATCAGAACTACCGACAGACGTAGCGATTCACGCCTGTCGCATCAGCGACATCTTGCTATGAAAACTATACCCACAGATAGATTCCCCCTGAGATGGGAAAGTTCCGCACGGCAGGTAAGCTTTTATGAATTTAAAGTGTCTGAGAGGTAATCCGAAGCAGCCTCAACCACAGCGATCGCATTTTCGTAGGCCATCCGCGTCGGCCCCAGCACTCCTACACTGCCCACCGTCGTCTCGCCGCGACGGTAGACCGAAGAGATCAGTGTGCAGGACTGCATCGGCTCCAAGGGATTTTCGGAACCGATGCGCACGGTGACCCGCTTGCCAAAGGCATCTTCCAGCGGTGTCGGCTCAAACATCAGCGGCCACAGCTGCTCTTGTTCCTCTTCCAGCAGGTGCAAAATCGTCTGGACCTGCTGCAGCTCCGAGAACTCAGGCTGGCGGAGCACCTCAGAAATGCCGCTGATCAAAATCTGGGTTGGCAGAGGCCGGGTCCGCCGATTTAGCTCAACGAGGAGCAGTCGCAGAAAGTCGGTGTAGGACCCAAATTCGCGATCGAGGCCACTCCAGTCCACCGCCGCCAGTTCATTGAGCGATCGCCCCCGCAGCTTGCTATTGAGGAAATTCGACAGAATCTGCAAATCTCGCTCCAGCTGATCGAGGTCGTACGCCTCTTCCTCGCTTGCCTTCGGCAAATCCAGCACCACCGACTGCGTCGCATAGGCATCGGTCACGATGATCAGCATCACCTGGCGGTGATTGAGCGACACCAGCTGTAGATGACGCAGGTACACCAAGCAGGTTTGGGGCACCGTGATCAGCGCAATGCATCCGCTGAGCGTCGCCAAGATCTGGGCGGCCCGCTGAAGCAAATGGTCAAAGCCCCAGTCTTCGCGCCGCAGGTTTTGGCTGAGAAGCTGCTCAACCTGGAGCGCAAAGCCACCCGACGGCTGGATTAGCTTGTCAACATAAATCCGATACCCCGAATCGGAGGGGATACGCCCCGCCGAGGTGTGGGGCTGATACAGCAACCCGGCCCGCTCCAGAACCCCCATGGCGTTCCGGATGGTGGCCGAGCTCACGCTGAAGTCATACTCTTCCACCAGCGCTTTGGAGCCGACCGGTTCTGCCGTCGAGATGTAGTGGCGGACCGTCGCCCACAACACTTGCTGCTGTCGACTCGTGAGATTGAGTGACCCGGATTTATCTTTGGACGCTGGCATTAAATCAGACGCTTGTGAAAAAACAGGAAACGATGCAAGAAAAAAGGCTAGGAAAGGGCGACATGGCTGGAGTTTAGCCGAAGATCGGTTGCAATCTTCGAACCAGCAGATGCATGAGACCTGAAAAAGCTAGAGCAATGACTAGCTGGGCTTTTAGGAAATTTTGCTTTTTTTCAAAGATAGCAGATGCCTGATTTTCTCTTGGGGCTCGGGGGGCCGCTGTACCACAGGCGACTGTTATCGGGTCAGTAGCGCGGTACTGAGGG
This genomic stretch from Geitlerinema sp. PCC 7407 harbors:
- a CDS encoding SRPBCC family protein, with translation MPDWLEHSVQVEVDTPIDLVWDLWSDLEQMPRWMKWIESVKVLEDNPELSRWKLASGGFEFSWLSRILKVTPHQIIQWESVDGLPNRGAIRFYDRHNSSIVKLTVAYAIPGVLGKLMDNLFLGRIVESTIQADLERFRHYAMEAQAQSNAQDVE
- the zds gene encoding 9,9'-di-cis-zeta-carotene desaturase, whose protein sequence is MRVAIVGAGLAGMATAVDLVDAGHEVEIFESRPFVGGKVGSWVDADGNHIEMGLHVFFGCYYNLFELMKKVDAFQHLRLKEHTHTFINRGGDVGALDFRFITGAPFNGLKAFFTTSQLSLADKAQNAIALGISPLVRGLVDFDGAMKTIRALDHISFADWFRQHGGSDGSLKRMWNPIAYALGFIDTENISARCMLTIFQFFAAKTEASILRMLEGSPEEYLHRPIVNYLEERGGKIHLRRGVRQILFEGEGDQTQVTGLVVANGDSTETITADAYVCACDVPGIQRLVPDAWRRWSEFDNIFKLDTVPVATVQLRFDGWVTEMHDAARRRQLQEAAGIDNLLYTPDADFSCFADLALTSPGDYYREGQGSLMQLVLTPGDPFIKQSNEAIAQHVLKQVHDLFPSSRELNMTWYSVVKLAQSLYREGPGMDPYRPDQKTPIGNFFLAGSYTMQDYIDSMEGATISGRQAAKAILGHAAQRSSVSQPSVVG
- the hrcA gene encoding heat-inducible transcriptional repressor HrcA, with the protein product MPASKDKSGSLNLTSRQQQVLWATVRHYISTAEPVGSKALVEEYDFSVSSATIRNAMGVLERAGLLYQPHTSAGRIPSDSGYRIYVDKLIQPSGGFALQVEQLLSQNLRREDWGFDHLLQRAAQILATLSGCIALITVPQTCLVYLRHLQLVSLNHRQVMLIIVTDAYATQSVVLDLPKASEEEAYDLDQLERDLQILSNFLNSKLRGRSLNELAAVDWSGLDREFGSYTDFLRLLLVELNRRTRPLPTQILISGISEVLRQPEFSELQQVQTILHLLEEEQEQLWPLMFEPTPLEDAFGKRVTVRIGSENPLEPMQSCTLISSVYRRGETTVGSVGVLGPTRMAYENAIAVVEAASDYLSDTLNS
- a CDS encoding DUF928 domain-containing protein, whose product is MAPSLSLASEIGFKAPDDVGLPGRRVGGGTRGPACLQGRLPQLVALSPSNNVGYTSEAFPRFFWYMPTTKTKTAEFTLYSVGAQRQRKDVIYRATFGTSGTPGIASLKLPSGTTMPALEKGQYYTWTVSVICDSEDRERDIRVSGWVRYMPPEGDLADQLAAASESDRLKLYAENGYWFDLVAALAKMRADNPRDEAIAEQWSDLLRSQGLSRLANQRIISCCDSTQARRQSAGARN